One genomic segment of Nitrospirota bacterium includes these proteins:
- the nifU gene encoding Fe-S cluster assembly scaffold protein NifU, which produces MYSQKLMDHFTNPRNVGEMPDADGVGMEGNPTCGDTMKLFIKVENEKIVDIKFQTFGCGAAIAVSSMITEMAKGKTLDEALLITKQDVADALDGLPPQKMHCSNLGADALRKAIEDYRQRGN; this is translated from the coding sequence ATGTATAGCCAAAAATTAATGGATCACTTTACAAACCCAAGAAACGTGGGGGAGATGCCCGATGCCGATGGGGTTGGGATGGAGGGAAATCCTACCTGCGGCGATACAATGAAACTTTTCATTAAAGTGGAAAATGAAAAAATAGTTGATATAAAATTTCAGACATTTGGCTGTGGAGCGGCAATAGCGGTCTCCAGTATGATAACAGAGATGGCAAAGGGCAAGACGCTGGATGAGGCGCTCCTGATAACGAAACAGGATGTGGCAGATGCTTTAGACGGGCTGCCGCCACAGAAAATGCACTGCTCAAATCTTGGCGCCGATGCTTTAAGAAAAGCCATCGAGGACTATCGCCAGCGTGGTAATTGA
- a CDS encoding cysteine desulfurase codes for MKRLYFDHVATNPLLPEVFEVMEPYFKGEFGNPLSMYDLGFTAKQGIEKAREQVGALINAKAAEIIFTSSGAEANNFAVKGLAMSRQNDGNHVIISKAEHHSVLNTARSLEKQGFVVTYLSLDKHGLVDPAAVKAAINKDTVLISITHANSEVGTIEPIQEIAEIAHEHKITFHADGVATVGNMEVDVKALGVDALSMAAHQFYGPKGAGALYLRAGQRILPLIYGGIQENGRRAGTENVPAIVGMGKAAELAKEKLPERMAHVKKLRDRCIEGLSKVEKVHLTGHPTLRLPGHASFVVEFIEGEGMLLMLLSKSIYAASGSACTSKALKASPTLASMGIPISLTHGSIVFSFGIGNEMEDVESLLVEFPAIVGKLRAMSPFAKEGWRPEDMKTEES; via the coding sequence ATGAAAAGACTATATTTTGACCATGTGGCTACAAACCCGCTGCTGCCTGAGGTGTTTGAGGTAATGGAGCCATACTTTAAGGGTGAGTTTGGAAATCCCCTTAGCATGTATGATCTGGGTTTTACGGCAAAACAGGGGATAGAAAAAGCAAGGGAGCAGGTAGGTGCGTTAATAAACGCTAAGGCAGCGGAGATAATTTTCACGTCATCTGGAGCTGAGGCAAATAATTTCGCAGTAAAAGGACTTGCCATGTCAAGGCAAAACGATGGTAACCACGTAATAATATCTAAAGCCGAACACCACTCGGTGCTTAACACTGCCAGGTCACTGGAAAAACAGGGTTTTGTTGTAACATACCTGTCTTTGGATAAACACGGGCTTGTTGACCCTGCAGCTGTAAAGGCGGCAATCAACAAAGACACAGTACTGATTTCAATCACACATGCCAATTCCGAGGTGGGTACGATAGAGCCAATACAGGAGATAGCTGAAATTGCCCATGAGCATAAAATTACTTTTCACGCCGATGGTGTTGCCACAGTGGGCAACATGGAGGTGGATGTAAAGGCACTGGGAGTGGATGCTCTAAGTATGGCAGCGCACCAGTTTTATGGCCCTAAGGGAGCAGGGGCGCTTTATCTGAGGGCAGGGCAGAGGATTTTACCCCTTATCTATGGCGGAATACAGGAAAACGGCAGGCGGGCGGGAACTGAAAATGTGCCAGCAATAGTTGGTATGGGTAAGGCGGCAGAGCTTGCTAAGGAAAAACTGCCGGAGCGGATGGCACACGTTAAAAAGTTAAGAGACAGGTGTATTGAGGGTCTATCTAAGGTGGAAAAGGTGCACTTAACGGGGCATCCTACGCTGAGACTTCCCGGGCATGCCAGTTTCGTTGTGGAGTTTATAGAGGGAGAAGGGATGTTGCTTATGCTCCTTTCTAAGTCAATATATGCAGCAAGCGGTTCAGCTTGTACATCAAAGGCACTTAAGGCCTCTCCCACGCTTGCCTCAATGGGCATACCGATAAGCCTCACGCACGGCTCGATTGTGTTTTCCTTTGGTATAGGCAACGAGATGGAGGATGTGGAGAGTTTACTTGTGGAGTTTCCAGCCATAGTGGGTAAGTTAAGGGCAATGTCTCCTTTTGCTAAGGAGGGCTGGCGCCCGGAGGATATGAAAACAGAGGAAAGTTAA
- a CDS encoding DUF202 domain-containing protein has product MAECKPDNNEFDHILQHLSNERTFLSWIRTSLSIMAFGFVIEKFGLFLLKSIDIMNITGIKTGAIQEIKNYSTSIGKLLIAVGVVLSLFCFIRYKKIEKQICAERFILSPVLDLILSLCVMAIGILFLLHVGHTF; this is encoded by the coding sequence ATGGCAGAGTGCAAACCAGACAATAACGAGTTCGACCATATCCTTCAGCATCTTTCAAACGAGAGAACGTTTTTATCGTGGATACGAACGTCTCTGTCCATCATGGCATTTGGCTTTGTGATAGAGAAGTTTGGCCTGTTTTTACTGAAATCAATAGATATTATGAATATAACCGGTATTAAGACAGGAGCAATACAAGAGATAAAAAACTATTCTACGTCAATCGGCAAATTGTTGATAGCAGTGGGAGTGGTGTTAAGTTTATTTTGTTTTATCCGGTATAAGAAAATCGAAAAGCAGATTTGTGCCGAGAGGTTTATCCTGTCGCCTGTTCTTGATTTGATTCTGTCACTTTGTGTTATGGCAATAGGAATCCTCTTTCTTCTGCACGTGGGACATACGTTTTAA